TTTCTTATCAGCCTATTCGGCTGGGCAGCTACCGTGAAAGCACAAACGCCCAATCTGCAGGCCGTTACCACGGCCGGTAATACCACCACTAACACCATTTCCATATGGAATAAAGATGGTTTGAATATAGGTGTTGACTCAACTGTAGGTTATACGATGCAAACACATTTTTTGCGACCGTCATTGACCGAGAACAGGACGATGCGCTTTGACTGTACCGCTAATACCGCCACGGGCGGTTGGGAGTTTTACAATGTCTATTCCAGTAAAAGCCTCTTGTACATTAAGCAGAATTCAGGTAACGTCGGCATTGGTACCACTGATCCTAAAGCGAAACTGGCTGTGAATGGTGACGTATATGCCAGACTGCTGCGCGTAAGACCTGACGGCTGGGCAGACTTTGTTTTCGAACCATCGTATCAGCTGATGTCATTACAGGAGCTGGAATCTTATATCAACACACATAAGCACCTGCCAGATGTGCCAACAGAAGAAGATGTACGCAGAGATGGTCTTGATCTGGGGGGGAACCAGGTTATTTTACTTCAGAAGATTGAGGAGTTGACATTACATCTCATTGATCAGGAGAAACGTGTTAATACCCAGAAAGCTCTGCTGAGTGCACAGGAAGCTGCTTTCACCGAGCAGGAAAAACGTTTGGCGGAGCTGGAGCGCAGATTAGCTGGCCAGTAGTAAGAGACACCGTTGTCATGTATAGTATTTCAATGTTTTAATTATCTATGAGTAATATCAGACTCTATTTAATAGCCGCATTATTAATGGCGGCAGGGAGAACGTTTGGTCAGACCCCTACTTTACAGGCAGTGACCGATCAGGGGAGGACTACAACTAATCCTGTAATAGTCAGGCATAGAGATGGACTCGCTTTTAATGTCGATCCCAGGAATGGTAACGTAAAAGTTCATTTTTTACGACCATCAACAACTGACATGCGTACGCTGAGGTTCGACTGTACCTCGAATGACGTTACAGCGGGATGGGAGTTCTATAATTCCAACACAGGGAAATCTCTTCTTTATATAAGACAGATCAGCGGCTTTGTTGGTATTAATACTGTTGGTACTCCTTCGACAATGTACAGGGTGCGCCTTGCCGTGAACGGAGATATGTTGGCTCATAAGGTAAAAGTAACAGTGAATAACTGGGCGGACTTTGTTTTTGATTCATCATATGCGTTGCCTTCCTTACAGGAAGTTGAAAGGTATGTAGCGGCTAACAAACATCTTCCTGATATCCCATCTGCAGAAGAGATCCGTATCTGGGACCAGGAGCTGGGAGGAATGCAGGCGAAAATGCTGCAGAAAATAGAAGAGTTGACTTTGCACCTGATCTTACAGGAAAAGGATCTTTCCCAGCAGGAGCAACTCATAAAGAATAACGAGGCATTACTTCAGGAGCGGGAAAAAAGAATTGCCGGCCTGGAAGCCAAAATGAAAAATCAATCCTTGAACCTTTAATATGTATCATATGTACAGAAAGGTATCTCCATTGGTGGTGTGCCTGTTGGTGTGGCTTAACCCGGCCAGTAATGCGGCCCCTTTGCGCATACCATCCTTATCGCGGGATAGTGTGCCCGTTGATATAACCGGCAGGGACCTGATGAGTCAACCCGAAATCAAGTCGGCAGTAGTCGATGCTGTTAACCGAAAGATTAGCTATAAAGCTGCAGGCGACACGGCTGCAGAAGCTATCCCGTTTGGCAAATTCGGACTAGGTGGCCTACACCCCAGCGCCAGAGCCCAGTTCATGGAGTATATGCGCGCAGGTAATACGAACGCCGGTATCGGAAAGATGCAGGGTATGTTTGATAGCATGAAGGACAGTGTGAAGAAGGTGCAATACATTGATAATAAACTGAGAGGATTTTATGCATTGAAAGATCGTCATTTGCCGGGCTCTCTCACGCTTCCTGGTAAACCGGAGAATAAACTCAAAGGTGCTTCCTGGACGACGACTTACAGCGACTCTACTGCGATGATGTCTGGATGGTGGAATGAAGGGGTAATACAGGATGTGTTTTCTATCGGAAGCATCCCTTTTCAGCTGAATTATTCCACGTTGTCCGGATATAATTATAACGGTGCATCATTACAGGGCGCCCATTTTGGCAAGATCGCGTTCGATAGGGAAGCTTACCTCGACAAGGTCAATCAGCAGCTGCAAAAGAAATATGATCTCCGTAAGTACTTTCTGGAAGATCTTGATATCAGGGGCAGTATGAAAGAATATGCTGCCAGGCAGCTGACCCTGATCAAAGGTGCAGATAGTCTGAAAGGAAGGCTGTCTGCCGATCAGCTGATGTACCTCGACAGCGCGCAACTGAGTAATGTATTATTAAGAAGCGGCGATACGGCTGCTGTCTATTATAGAAAGGTAATGGCATTGAAGCAGCAGCTGGGTGGCGTGAAGGAAATGAGCCTTATGCTGACCAGTCAGCGTGATGTGAACGGTGGTATAGCCGCATTGGTGGAGGAACCAGGGAATACCTCCCGCATAGCGTCTAACCTGATGCATTTAAGTCCATTGCAGCGCCTCATGATGCATATGAAAGAACTGCGTGTAGGTAGTATCGGTGCTGATGCCAGTAAGGGTAGTGTGTCAGATCTGTTTATGACAGGCGCTATGGGAACTTTCCTGAAAGGAAATAAGTTCATCATGCTGGGGCTTGGAAAGACAAAGGAGATGGGTATTCAGGACGCAGGATTGCAATCTGCCACCGGCAACCCCGCATACAGTATGCAGTTTGTCCGTGTTGGCCGTGGCGATATTGGCAATAAACAAAGCCATGTATCTGTGTTAAATGCGAATGCAAAACCGCAGCAACAGTATGGTATCAGTACAAGTGCGATCAGCCGTAACATTTTTGTAGGTGCTGTTTCCAAACAGTTAAGTCTGGGAGATCTGGGAACGCTCGACTTTGAGTTGTCCAAATCATCCGGACAGTTTGGTACAAACAGTCAGGATGCGGCAGCAGTGTCTAAATCGGCTGCCAGTCATTTCCTGAATGACATATGGGCGACAGCGGCTGTCGGGATGGCTTATAATGGAGAAGTGAAAAAGATAGGGTTGTCACAGAAAGTATATTTCAAATATTCCGGACTGGGATATGTTAATCCGGGCGCGCCTTTCGGCAGCAGGGGAACAACGCAGTATGGTCTTTATGTGAAACGTAGCTGGCTGAGAAACAAGGTGATGGTCAGTGTGAGAACGGATATCCGTAACCTGGCAGTTTCTCCCTTGACAGGTGACAAACGCGGCAGCCAGCAATATGCTTTCGATGCCCGTTACCGTTTTACCCGCAGATTCTCCCTGAGCATGAATGTATTGCAGAATACCCTGAAGGAAACCTCAGAAGGTAAAAGCTATACTGCTTTTCTGAATAGGAAGATCTCCTTCATGAGCCAGGCGAATGGTAAGATCGGCGGAAAGTCTTTCAGCAATAGCAGCACTATCGGCTTGCAGCAGCTGAATTATCTGGCGCCGGACGCACCGTTGAAAAGTCTGTTCGTAAATGCCTCCTCTATGCAGACCTGGATGGCCGGACCAGGAATGGTCATGGTCAGCGTGTTGTATAGTCGTGATGTGAAGAATACGGCGGTGTACAATAACCTGCTAAATACAGAAGGTGGTTATCAGTATACACTATGGAAGTTGTCCTGCAGCAGTGCATTGATCTATATGGATAGCAGGGACGTAGTGACGCAGCTGGGCCTTCGTCAGCAGTTGTCTGCACAGTTCTTTAAACACTGGAGCGTCACTGCGTCTGCGGACGGTCGACATAATATCAGAAATACAGCTGCCAACTATTACTACGGCAGATTTAATACAGCAATATCACTGCATTACCAGATAAACTAACGGCAAATGAACGTGTACAGAATATTAATGACAGGGCTGTTACTAGGCATACTGCTACCACTGCGGGCACAGGTAACCTTTTCTTTCATGCCGGAGATACAGGGCCGTACTGTGGAAAACATCTATAAGGTACGTATGGGTAACCCCGGCGCCAGACAGACGGTCAATCTTGTGATCAATGTAACAGAAGCGAAGTCGGGAATGGTGGTAAATATCAGGACAGCTCCCTTTGAGCTGTTGCCAGGTATCAATACTGTTCCGCCAGGAGCGATCTATAATGCAGCGGTGTCTTTCGGCGGCAGTAAAATAGCCACGGTGGTGAGCCAGAGCGGCTTTTTCCCCGAAGGAGATTATGACTACTGTTTCCAGTTGTATGAAGGCAGCGGACACAGTGGCGGAATACTGGACGAACAGTGCTTCTCTTACAATCTGCAACCATTCAGTTCGATGCAGCTGATACAGCCGTACGACGGGGATAAGATCTGCGATAAGCGGCCTACATTATCCTGGCAACCATTGGTGCCTGCGATCAATGGCATGATGTATCGTTTGTTGCTGGTAGAGGTAAAAGAAGGACAGCAACGTGCGGAAGCGTTAAGAATGAACCTGGCGATTATCAATCAGCGTCAGATCCCGTTACCAATGTTGATCTATCCTTCGCTGGCAAATCAGTTGCAGGAGGGAAAAAAATATGCCTGGCAGGTATCAGCTTATAAGAATGATCTCCTGCTGGCAGAATCAGAGATGTGGGATTTTACCGTGGAATGCGAAAAGGAGCCGGTGGAAGCGCAGCCAGATGCTTACAGAAGTCTGGATGATCTGACAAAAGGTAATTTCTATATAGCCCGTGGACAGGTGTTGTTTGCTTTTAATAATACCTATGCACCAGCGAACCTGCAATATACACTTCAGTGTCTAACCAAGCCTGATCAGGCATTTAAGAAACTACCGACGGTGAAGGTAGGCAGAGGGCTGAACCAGATCAGTGTAGCGTTGTCTGAAAAGAACGGACTGGTAGATGGCTATTTCTATATTATGCATGTGACGTTGCCATCAGGAGAAACGAAACAACTGAGATTCATCTATAAACAACCTGAAGAGTGATGATAAAACGATTAGCGGCAGTGTGCAGCCTGCTGATATTGGCAGCATGTGGTAGTAGCAAGCGGGAGGTGATGCAGTCGGTGAAAGATAAGCACCTGTTACAGGAGAAAACCGTGAATGATTACGTGTTTCGTCTGCAGTATATGCCTCCTGAAAAGGTGGCGGACGATACCGCCTTACTGTACTTCCGGCTGAATATTACGAATAGTCAGACCAGACAGATAAAAGGAACGTCGGATCAGGGCGCGAGTTATGGTCTTGATACATTATTCTGCCTGGTCGCAGGTACGGATACGCTTATACCGGTGGATGTTAACCGGATTGCGAACGGAACGTTGAATGGCGCTGAATATATGCTGGTGTTCGATAAGCAGGCGGTACGTCGTCAGCCGGAGAGCAGGTTAGTATTCAGGGACTGGCTGTTTACACATCAGTATTTAGTATTCCCGGTCTCAGGGAGTGCAATTAGTCAAATTGATTCATTAAGTCTGAATATATGAAAGTAAGGACAAAGCGTGGCCGTGTACGGATTGCATGTTTTTTTCTGGGTTTGTTACTCGTGCAGGGGCTGACACCGTCGGTAGCATGGGCCCTGACTTCCGGTCCTGCGCAACCTGAAATGCAACAATTTCAGGCAGCAGGTACCAGTGATATGGTTGATCTGTTCACAGGAGATTTTAAGTATAATATTCCGCTGCTGGATGTGGGCGGATATCCGGTTAACCTCAGTTATGCATCTGGTGTGGGCATGGATGATGAAGCCAGCTGGGTGGGACTCGGATGGAGTCTGAATGCTGGTACGATGAACCGCCAGCTGCGTGGTATTGCAGATGACAGTGATGGTGATACATTGAGAAGTGAGAACTACATGAAGCCTAAGATTACGGGTGGCGGTAAGTTTACGTTGAGAGGAGAGTTATTTGGTAAGGGGGTGTCGGGATCAGTTTCTCTCGGTGTATTTAAGGACAACTATGACGGCTGGGGGTCAGAGGTTGGCGGAAATGTTGGTCTGTCACTGGGAATGGCGGCTATTGGTCCGGTAACGCCCGGTGTGGGCGTCGGATTAAATTCCAGCACAAGCGACGGTGTTACTGTGACACCGCATGTTTCGCTTTCGATGGAATGCGCAGACAAGGAACACTCAATATCCGCAGGTAACTCCTTATCATTTAGCTATAATACCCGGCAGGGCCTGAAAGGGTTAACACTTTCAAGTAGTTATAGTTCAGATAAGTATCAACGGGACGATGGAAATGTTTCTTTTACTTATAATACACCACCTTTTTATCCAAAATCAAATGTAACGTTCAAGTCTACCAACACTACGTACACCGGCGATATTGGTGGAGTAACAGTGGCTGTATTTACAGGTGCACAGGCTTCGGGATATAAATCCAAGAGGGAAGTACTGAACAGAAACCAGGAGAACAGAGCCTTTGGGTTGTTGTATGCAGAAAAGGGTAGCAATGTGCCCAATGCGCTGATGGACTTTATGCGCGAGAAGGATAATCCGGTAGTGCCTGAGCTGAATAATGTGGCTATGCCTATAGCAACGCCCGATATATTCAGTTATACCAGTCAGGTAGGAGGCGGACAGTTACGTTTGTCAAGACTCAGTAGTGGTGTCTTTTTTGACAGTGAAACAAGGGATATCTCGGATAATAAATCATTTAGCGCCGAATATGGTGTAGGGTTGTATTTTCATGGAGGAACGTCTGTTTTTCAGCAGGATATTACTAACAGGACTGGTAAGTGGAGACAAGATAACAACTTTCTTGCTAAAGGTGATTTTGCTGCAAAGGAATCACTTGAAGAGGAACATGCGTATTTTCAGCAGATGGGAGAAAAACATGTTGATGATCAGCGATTCCTGAGTAAAATAGCTGGTGAGGATGCTGTCAGGGTACAAATGGATGGAAAGAAGGCGAAGGAATTTTTACAAACGGAATCAGGACGTTTGCTGGATAGTACTAAACCATATAAGCATGTTGGAAGGCAGCTTAGAAACACTGGTGTAATGTACATGACAGCCGGTGAAGCCATGCATGCCGGGCTGGAAAAACAGATCAGAAACTATCCTTTAAATAAGAAGGGCAGCTTTACGCCTACTATCCCGGGAGCAGCTTCTTATGATACATTGTCCCGTGTAAGTAAATACAGAAAAAGGAACCATATTTCCGAAATGACTGTAACGGAAGGGGATGGTAAGCGAATGGTGTATGGTTTACCTGTTTATAATATCAGGCAGGACGAATATTCTTTTGCATCCCATGCCCGTAAACTGGATACAGCTACAGGTTTATCCAGCTTTGAGACCCGTGGAGATACCATGGTAGAGCATCAGAATTTAGGTAGTGGTATAAAAACTGTGGATGAATATTATCATAAGGAGTCACAGCCGGCTTACGCAACGTCTTATCTGCTGACTGGTATCCTGTCACCTGATTATGTAGATATAACAGGCAATGGTATTACTGAGGATGACAGAGGCACTGCGTTTAAGTTTAATTATTCTAAGGTAAACAGGGATTTCCAATGGCGTACGCCTTATACGGATAGCCTGAAGCCTAAAAGGGCACAGTTTAACCGCGGGTTATATGCTGATCCGGATGATGATAAGTCTTCTTTTGTATGTGGACAAAAGGAATTGTGGTATATGCACTCCATCGAGTCCAAGACAATGATCGCTTATTTTATTACAGAAGACAGGAGAGATGCCATTGGCGCCGACTGGCTGGGTAGACGTGATACACTGACTAAACAGCAGGTATTGAAGGAGATCAGGTTGTATTCGAAAAATAACCTGGTAACGCCCATAAAAACAGTTGTATTTGAATATGATTATGACTTGTGTAAGGGTATTCCTAACTCGTTAAACCGCCAGGGTAAGCTGACGTTGAAGTCTGTATATTTCAAATATGCCAGTTCTTCAAAAGGCAAGCATCACCCATATGTATTTGAATATAAAGAGAACCCGAATTATGCCTTTCTCTCTGTAGACCGGTGGGGTAATTATAAACCAAGGTATGCAAACATCAAAGATGGCTTTGGTCAGTTGCGTAATGATGAATATCCATATAGTACACAGTCTACGGAACTTGCCAATGCCTATGCTGGAGCGTGGAGCCTTTCTCAGATCACGCTTCCTACAGGAGGGATAATTAATGTAGACTATGAGTCTGATGATTATGCATATGTGCAGGATAAAAGGGCCACAGTGATGTCTTCTATCACCGGTATGTTTGATGGTGATGGTAACGCTACTGCCAGTTTATTACGCGCGAAATCATTTGATATAAAAATTGACAATACCACATTTGCGACAACCGATGTGCAGCAATTCAGAGATAGCTGTCTCAATGGAGAAGAGTTCCTATACATGAAGTTGTTTGTCAATGTATCAGATGATGTCAATTCAACAGATGAGTCGAAATATGACTTTGTGCCCTGCTACGGACGTATTAAATCAGTGAATGTAGCAAATGGCGTAGCACGTGTACGGTTCGACGACGATACGAGACAACTGATCAGCGTGAATCCTTTTGTTAGCGCAGTATGGCAACGTATGCGACTGGAATATCCGCGGTATGCTTATCCTGGTTATAAGAATAAGGTGGATGATGATATGCCGGTGGAAGCCATTGTGACATCTATTGCGAACGCTATCTATAACCTTTCAGAGTTATGGGAGCCTTTCATAGTGAAAGCCTGGAAGAAAAGATTTGCTTCCAGTATAAAGCTGGAGAAAAGCTTTGCCCGTATCGGTAAAATGAATGGTAAGAAGCTCGGTGGCGGCAGTCGTGTGAAGAGGATCCGCATGAGTGATGACTGGGCTGACATGGTCAGTGGTCAGCATAGCACCCAGTATGGTCAGGAATATGATTATACGACGACACGCGGTGAGCAGGTGATCAGTAGTGGTGTGGCTGCTTATGAACCGATGGTAGGAGCAGATGAGAACCCACTAAGACAGCCGTTGAAGTATGTACAGGATGTTAAATGGACACTGGATAATTTCTTCTATATGGAGGAGCCATTTGGAGAGACGCTTTATCCTTCCCCACAGGTGGGTTACAGAGAAGTGAAAGTCCGTAGTCTGGGCGCTGATGGTGTGCCTGACCCTGCTAACAAGATGGGGTGGTCAACCTATGAATTTTATACGTCAAAAGAATATCCTGTATTTGTACGTAAGACAAATCTTGAAAAAGATGTACATAAACCAGCTTCCTGGTCAAAATTCATGGGGGGCAAGTCTGTGTATGAGCTGACTATGTCCCAGGGGTATACTGTTTTTCTGAATGATATGCATGGAAAGAGTAAGGCTGAAAAAGTGTTTAATCAGAAAGGACAGTTGATCGCGTCTTCGGAATATAAGTATTTCGATGAAGAGGATGGTGGATCATTGAAGTTGAGGAACGTGGTAGATGTCGTGGATAGTACAGGTGTGATCACTAAAAACCAGGTGATCGGACGGAATATTGAGGTGTTCTCAGATATGCGTGAGTCAGAGATGAACAACCAGGGTAAGAGCATTAATCTTGGACTAGATGTGATTCCTTTCATGGGTTTTGGGCTACCGCTGCCACATTTCCCATGGGCACAGAATGATGACTATCGTCTATTCAGATCTGCATCTGTCCTGAAAACGGTGGAATATTATGGCGTGGTCAAGTCCGTCACAAAAACCATTAACGGTTCCTCTTCTACCGCTTCTAACCTGTTGTTTGATCAATATACGGGTCAGACTGTGGTGACACAGTCACAGAATGAATTTGAAGATCCGGTGTATAGTATGAGTATACCTGCTTACTGGATGTATGGTAGCATGGGAATGGCATATAAAACGCTGGGTACGCTGTATAAAAATTTTCAAACAGATGAAAATGGACTTCCCTATCCACAGTTTAGGTCATTCCTGATTCCGGGTGATGAATTAGTGAATGTGCAGACAGGTTATCATACCTGGGCTGTGAATACGCCTGATTCGTTGTCTAATAAGGCGGTGCGCATGATTGATGGAAGTGGTCGTCTGGCAAAAGGACTGATTGGTGATTTTAAAGTGTACCGTTCAGGTAACCGTAACCTATTGGGGGCACCGGCCACTGCTATTACAAGTTTAAAGAATCCTATTCTAGGTAACAAACTGGTACTCCTGAATAGTAATGAACTGGGCCAGTATCAGGTCATTAATGCCTCTGCGGTGTTGTATGATGAAGCCTGGGGACAAGCGGTCGACTGTAGTATGAAGAGCTGTCCTCCGGGATACCAGCAGGATATAGATGGGAATTGTTATCTGGCTCCTAAGCCGAGAGACACGATGAAACTGGTAGAGGGTAGCAAGAAATCTGATTACTCAACCGCAGGAGCGTTCTTTTATGATGGAGGTGCTGGCGCGAATAAAATAGGAGAAAGTAACTCCGCTTTCTGGCGAAGTCGTTTGAATGAAGTTGGGATATGGCTGGATAATGCGCACGACTATGAATGGTGGGGCGTAGAAAAATGTATTGACATACCCGAATCAAAGGATTACTTCATAGGGCACGGTAGCGATCTGACGATGGAAATCTACATTGATGATAGTTTGTTCTTCGCTTTCCCGAAAGCCGAAGATGATAACTATCGGATATGGAACGTCAGGAAGAAGTTCCTGACGAAGGGTAAACATAAGATACATGTAGAGGGGTCTAATAATGTTGGTGAAAGAAGTGTCGGATTTGAGATATATGACGTTCCCTATGCAACATTGGAAGCTTCAAACGAGTCGGCTATTCGTACAGGGACAATATTGTCTTCTCATAGTTTTATGACTGATGCACAGGCTTTGGTTTTCAAAAAGGATAGAGATCATAATCTGGTAGGAGCTAATTTCTGGTGTGACAATGGTGTACTGCCTGATATGTGTGACCCAACACCCAACTGTGATTATAAAACGAAGGATGAGTGTCCTGAAGGATATACCAGAACTGCAGATGGACTTTCCTGTGTCCCTATATCTGTAACCGAGGATGCGACGGCATGGGGATTGGTGGTTGGATTAGGTAGCAGGTATGCGCGGTATTGCGAAAATGGTACGGTATTTTATGATGCTTCTGGTAATCAGTTGTCCAACATCAGAGGAGAGTTCTGGGGCGGCTGTGGTAATCCCATTGGAGGTAGTAGTCGTATTGCAGCCAGTGCTGCTGTTGTAAGGGATTCCTCTATGGCAAGGGCATCCGCGTCCGCGTCGCCAGAGTTCTGCGGCCGGTTGAATAATGCCGGGATCTGGTTTAACGGAGGGCCTTTGATAGGACAGTGGATAGGTTTAAATACCTGTGTGACTATTAGTGAAAGCCGGACCTATTACATAGGTATGGCAGTGGATAATGAGATGAGAGTCTTACTTGATCATCAGCCTGTAAAAGAACTACTGCAGGTCGATGGTAATGATGTGAATCCTTTTATTACCTGGAAAGTATATCCGATCTATCTGGCTGCCGGGCAACATATATTGACTATTGAAGCAACCGACAAAGGTGGTGATTACGGAGTTGCCGTAGAGATTTACGGAGGTACACTGTCTCAGTTATTAAGAGCAACATCTTCTGCTGACGCGAAGACGATATTTTCGACCGAGAATCTCCGTAACAATAATAACGTGGATACTTATCTGAAAGATATGTCTGGTCAGGTTGTTAAACGTCGTTATTCATGTCCTAGTGGAGATGTCGATA
The DNA window shown above is from Chitinophaga agri and carries:
- a CDS encoding DUF928 domain-containing protein codes for the protein MNVYRILMTGLLLGILLPLRAQVTFSFMPEIQGRTVENIYKVRMGNPGARQTVNLVINVTEAKSGMVVNIRTAPFELLPGINTVPPGAIYNAAVSFGGSKIATVVSQSGFFPEGDYDYCFQLYEGSGHSGGILDEQCFSYNLQPFSSMQLIQPYDGDKICDKRPTLSWQPLVPAINGMMYRLLLVEVKEGQQRAEALRMNLAIINQRQIPLPMLIYPSLANQLQEGKKYAWQVSAYKNDLLLAESEMWDFTVECEKEPVEAQPDAYRSLDDLTKGNFYIARGQVLFAFNNTYAPANLQYTLQCLTKPDQAFKKLPTVKVGRGLNQISVALSEKNGLVDGYFYIMHVTLPSGETKQLRFIYKQPEE